In one Columba livia isolate bColLiv1 breed racing homer chromosome 23, bColLiv1.pat.W.v2, whole genome shotgun sequence genomic region, the following are encoded:
- the LOC110356052 gene encoding maestro heat-like repeat-containing protein family member 2B isoform X2, translating to MLGGGQTPTPRGSALAPHTAGHHQVPDVTEEPGPAHKAKPSRPMTLQARTCPAAVLRSQLRHGSEAQRVATLSLLGELARSDAPVARKKLPQVVAAVQLVCNDPSAQVRRAVLEFIWELLSSGSQSCWPRDVVGHIFSEYSRSSGRLAAGGLFAWEPQEDRALQSLCVDILGSLDVTRRGMSQLLWPRLLQYVVPAQYSGVLIPLSRGLRALLERRERAGCEEEEEPDAVDSQEQGRSPRECCWVWKGLRPVCVSLCPMNPEQEPRKSKGQSQALAPGEPGAPSWPCWICLHPMRGSLGSPRASTVAVQLLSALCGPQEVRGSGHGGASSSHQPFPLPAARLPAPQALLARTLVLAAAPHTSSGRAVAALQLLQALQGWICGALGTAWATEIPLLLQHLAGRAESSLDSAEWEQHVLKFLRASLKLIEDETWSVGLSQQLSRQLGSSAPGSWQKLFLYKALGTALAGCRDLSHVQGQVLRFLQDTDSAELSETQGMISVVSHAAETHFNLVLDTVTAFTRDRFYETSTGWKAQLPQGTERPQATRAALMCVYSGIALRAPREQLLARVDREIMGTILQLSRVTQREMQLKLALVQSVTEVSSAIQTVGDAGSFELSSKQEVTQTLLDWIKEEPADSLVYGVFQALEELSKLRPALSREENRSLLAVCCQAVLSSPSFLLNGENICEAPARTAAEW from the exons ATGCTGGGGGGAGGTCAGACCCCAACCCCACGGGGCTCAGCTCTCGCCCCCCACACCGCTGGGCACCACCAG GTCCCTGATGTGACTGAGGAGCCTGGGCCAGCCCATAAGGCGAAGCCATCCCGCCCCATGACGCTGCAGG CCCGAACCTGCCCCGCAGCTGTTCTGCGGTCCCAGCTGAGGCACGGGAGCGAGGCCCAGCGTGTGGCAACCCTGAgcctgctgggagagctggCCCGCTCTGACg CTCCTGTAGCAAGGAAGAAGCTGCCCCAGGTGGTGGCAGCTGTGCAGCTGGTGTGCAACGACCCCAGCGCCCAG GTGCGGAGGGCAGTTCTGGAGTTCATCTGGGAATTGCTCAGCTCCggctcccagagctgctggccaCGGGATGTGGTGGGGCACATCTTCAGCGAGTACAGCCGGAGCTCGGGCAGACTG GCGGCAGGAGGCCTTTTTGCCTGGGAGCCCCAGGAGGACAGAGCTCTTCAGTCCCTGTGCGTGGACATCCTGGGCTCGCTGGATGTCACTCGGAGAGGGATGTCCCAA ctcctgtggcccaggctgctgcagtaCGTGGTGCCAGCCCAGTACAGCGGCGTGCTGATCCCGCTGTCCCGCGGCCTGCGAGCCCTGCTGGAGAGACGGGAGAGAGCGGgatgtgaggaagaggaggagcccGATGCTGTGGACTCGCAGGAGCAAGGTAGGAGCCCCAGGGAGTGCTGCTGGGTTTGGAAGGGGCTCAGGCCAGTCTGTGTCTCCCTGTGCCCCATGAACCCTGAGCAGGAgcccaggaaaagcaaagggcaGAGTCAGGCTCTGGCTCCTGGGGAGCCGGGGGCTCCTTCCTGGCCGTGCTGGATCTGCCTTCACCCCATGCggggcagcctggggagccCCCGGGCCAGCACTGTGGCCgtgcagctgctctcagccctgtGTGGGCCACAGGAGGTACGAGGGTCAGGCCACGGCGGGGCCTCTTCATCTCACCAgcctttccccctccccgcagCCCGGCTGCCGGCTCCCCAGGCGCTGCTGGCTCGAACGCTG GTGCTGGCGGCGGCTCCTCACACCAGCAGCGGCCGCGCAGTCGCTgccttgcagctgctgcaggccctgcagggctggatcTGCGGGGCCTTGGGGACAGCGTGGGCCACCGAGAtccccctcctgctgcagcacctggcag GAAGAGCCGAGAGCTCCCTGGACTCTGCAGAGTGGGAGCAGCATGTGCTTAAG TTCTTGCGAGCATCCCTGAAGCTCATTGAGGATGAGACCTGGAGCGTGGGCCTGAGCCAGCAGCTGAGCCGGCagctgggcagctctgcccccGGCTCCTGGCAGAAG CTTTTCCTCTACAAGGCTCTCGGGACAGCGCTGGCAGGTTGTCGGGACCTCAGCCACGTCCAAGGGCAGGTGCTGAGGTTCCTCCAGGACACAGACTCTGCGGAGCTCTCTGAGACCCAG GGGATGATTTCTGTGGTGTCCCATGCTGCTGAGACCCACTTCAACCTGGTCTTGGACACAGTGACCGCTTTTACCAGAGACAGGTTTTATGAGACTTCCACGGGCTGGAAG GCACAGCTGCCGCAGGGCACAGAGAGACCTCAGGCCACTCGTGCTGCTCTGATGTGCGTGTACAGCGGCATCGCTCTGCGTgcccccagggagcagctgctcgCCCGTGTGGATAGGGAGATCATGGGCACCATCCTGCAGCTCTCCAGAGTCACACAGAGG GAGATGCAGCTCAAGCTCGCCCTGGTGCAGAGTGTCACTGAGgtcagctctgccatccagacTGTGGGTGATGCTGGCAGCTTTGAGCTGTCCTCGAAGCAGGAGGTGACACAGACCCTGCTG GACTGGATCAAGGAGGAGCCTGCGGACTCCCTGGTGTACGGAGTGTTTCAGGCCCTGGAGGAGTTGAG CAAGCTGAGGCCAGCGCTGAGCAGGGAGGAGAACCGCAGCCTGCTGGCAGTGTGCTGCCAGGCTGTCctgtcctctccttccttcctcttaaATGGGGAAAACATCTGTGAAGCTCCTGCTAGAACAGCTGCAGAGTGGTGA
- the LOC110356052 gene encoding maestro heat-like repeat-containing protein family member 2B isoform X3 has protein sequence MLGGGQTPTPRGSALAPHTAGHHQVPDVTEEPGPAHKAKPSRPMTLQARTCPAAVLRSQLRHGSEAQRVATLSLLGELARSDAPVARKKLPQVVAAVQLVCNDPSAQVRRAVLEFIWELLSSGSQSCWPRDVVGHIFSEYSRSSGRLAAGGLFAWEPQEDRALQSLCVDILGSLDVTRRGMSQLLWPRLLQYVVPAQYSGVLIPLSRGLRALLERRERAGCEEEEEPDAVDSQEQARLPAPQALLARTLVLAAAPHTSSGRAVAALQLLQALQGWICGALGTAWATEIPLLLQHLAGRAESSLDSAEWEQHVLKFLRASLKLIEDETWSVGLSQQLSRQLGSSAPGSWQKVCLLPHTGTLPTQAVFTASPPNCASPRAAPAWHCGQSRLLLGESGQSGASPLLTGRAVTASRAQPLLVQLFLYKALGTALAGCRDLSHVQGQVLRFLQDTDSAELSETQGMISVVSHAAETHFNLVLDTVTAFTRDRFYETSTGWKAQLPQGTERPQATRAALMCVYSGIALRAPREQLLARVDREIMGTILQLSRVTQREMQLKLALVQSVTEVSSAIQTVGDAGSFELSSKQEVTQTLLDWIKEEPADSLVYGVFQALEELSKLRPALSREENRSLLAVCCQAVLSSPSFLLNGENICEAPARTAAEW, from the exons ATGCTGGGGGGAGGTCAGACCCCAACCCCACGGGGCTCAGCTCTCGCCCCCCACACCGCTGGGCACCACCAG GTCCCTGATGTGACTGAGGAGCCTGGGCCAGCCCATAAGGCGAAGCCATCCCGCCCCATGACGCTGCAGG CCCGAACCTGCCCCGCAGCTGTTCTGCGGTCCCAGCTGAGGCACGGGAGCGAGGCCCAGCGTGTGGCAACCCTGAgcctgctgggagagctggCCCGCTCTGACg CTCCTGTAGCAAGGAAGAAGCTGCCCCAGGTGGTGGCAGCTGTGCAGCTGGTGTGCAACGACCCCAGCGCCCAG GTGCGGAGGGCAGTTCTGGAGTTCATCTGGGAATTGCTCAGCTCCggctcccagagctgctggccaCGGGATGTGGTGGGGCACATCTTCAGCGAGTACAGCCGGAGCTCGGGCAGACTG GCGGCAGGAGGCCTTTTTGCCTGGGAGCCCCAGGAGGACAGAGCTCTTCAGTCCCTGTGCGTGGACATCCTGGGCTCGCTGGATGTCACTCGGAGAGGGATGTCCCAA ctcctgtggcccaggctgctgcagtaCGTGGTGCCAGCCCAGTACAGCGGCGTGCTGATCCCGCTGTCCCGCGGCCTGCGAGCCCTGCTGGAGAGACGGGAGAGAGCGGgatgtgaggaagaggaggagcccGATGCTGTGGACTCGCAGGAGCAAG CCCGGCTGCCGGCTCCCCAGGCGCTGCTGGCTCGAACGCTG GTGCTGGCGGCGGCTCCTCACACCAGCAGCGGCCGCGCAGTCGCTgccttgcagctgctgcaggccctgcagggctggatcTGCGGGGCCTTGGGGACAGCGTGGGCCACCGAGAtccccctcctgctgcagcacctggcag GAAGAGCCGAGAGCTCCCTGGACTCTGCAGAGTGGGAGCAGCATGTGCTTAAG TTCTTGCGAGCATCCCTGAAGCTCATTGAGGATGAGACCTGGAGCGTGGGCCTGAGCCAGCAGCTGAGCCGGCagctgggcagctctgcccccGGCTCCTGGCAGAAGGTTTGTCTCCTGCCCCACACCGGGACTCTGCCCACGCAGGCAGTTTTCACTGCTTCACCCCCAAACTGCGCTTCCCCCCGTGCTGCCCCGGCCTGGCACTGCGGGCAGTCCCGCCTGCTCCTGGGGGAGTCGGGTCAGTCTGGGGCCAGCCCTCTCCTGACAGGTCGGGCTGTGACCGCATCTCGGGCTCAGCCTCTTCTCGTTCAGCTTTTCCTCTACAAGGCTCTCGGGACAGCGCTGGCAGGTTGTCGGGACCTCAGCCACGTCCAAGGGCAGGTGCTGAGGTTCCTCCAGGACACAGACTCTGCGGAGCTCTCTGAGACCCAG GGGATGATTTCTGTGGTGTCCCATGCTGCTGAGACCCACTTCAACCTGGTCTTGGACACAGTGACCGCTTTTACCAGAGACAGGTTTTATGAGACTTCCACGGGCTGGAAG GCACAGCTGCCGCAGGGCACAGAGAGACCTCAGGCCACTCGTGCTGCTCTGATGTGCGTGTACAGCGGCATCGCTCTGCGTgcccccagggagcagctgctcgCCCGTGTGGATAGGGAGATCATGGGCACCATCCTGCAGCTCTCCAGAGTCACACAGAGG GAGATGCAGCTCAAGCTCGCCCTGGTGCAGAGTGTCACTGAGgtcagctctgccatccagacTGTGGGTGATGCTGGCAGCTTTGAGCTGTCCTCGAAGCAGGAGGTGACACAGACCCTGCTG GACTGGATCAAGGAGGAGCCTGCGGACTCCCTGGTGTACGGAGTGTTTCAGGCCCTGGAGGAGTTGAG CAAGCTGAGGCCAGCGCTGAGCAGGGAGGAGAACCGCAGCCTGCTGGCAGTGTGCTGCCAGGCTGTCctgtcctctccttccttcctcttaaATGGGGAAAACATCTGTGAAGCTCCTGCTAGAACAGCTGCAGAGTGGTGA
- the LOC110356052 gene encoding maestro heat-like repeat-containing protein family member 2B isoform X1, whose protein sequence is MLGGGQTPTPRGSALAPHTAGHHQVPDVTEEPGPAHKAKPSRPMTLQARTCPAAVLRSQLRHGSEAQRVATLSLLGELARSDAPVARKKLPQVVAAVQLVCNDPSAQVRRAVLEFIWELLSSGSQSCWPRDVVGHIFSEYSRSSGRLAAGGLFAWEPQEDRALQSLCVDILGSLDVTRRGMSQLLWPRLLQYVVPAQYSGVLIPLSRGLRALLERRERAGCEEEEEPDAVDSQEQGRSPRECCWVWKGLRPVCVSLCPMNPEQEPRKSKGQSQALAPGEPGAPSWPCWICLHPMRGSLGSPRASTVAVQLLSALCGPQEVRGSGHGGASSSHQPFPLPAARLPAPQALLARTLVLAAAPHTSSGRAVAALQLLQALQGWICGALGTAWATEIPLLLQHLAGRAESSLDSAEWEQHVLKFLRASLKLIEDETWSVGLSQQLSRQLGSSAPGSWQKVCLLPHTGTLPTQAVFTASPPNCASPRAAPAWHCGQSRLLLGESGQSGASPLLTGRAVTASRAQPLLVQLFLYKALGTALAGCRDLSHVQGQVLRFLQDTDSAELSETQGMISVVSHAAETHFNLVLDTVTAFTRDRFYETSTGWKAQLPQGTERPQATRAALMCVYSGIALRAPREQLLARVDREIMGTILQLSRVTQREMQLKLALVQSVTEVSSAIQTVGDAGSFELSSKQEVTQTLLDWIKEEPADSLVYGVFQALEELSKLRPALSREENRSLLAVCCQAVLSSPSFLLNGENICEAPARTAAEW, encoded by the exons ATGCTGGGGGGAGGTCAGACCCCAACCCCACGGGGCTCAGCTCTCGCCCCCCACACCGCTGGGCACCACCAG GTCCCTGATGTGACTGAGGAGCCTGGGCCAGCCCATAAGGCGAAGCCATCCCGCCCCATGACGCTGCAGG CCCGAACCTGCCCCGCAGCTGTTCTGCGGTCCCAGCTGAGGCACGGGAGCGAGGCCCAGCGTGTGGCAACCCTGAgcctgctgggagagctggCCCGCTCTGACg CTCCTGTAGCAAGGAAGAAGCTGCCCCAGGTGGTGGCAGCTGTGCAGCTGGTGTGCAACGACCCCAGCGCCCAG GTGCGGAGGGCAGTTCTGGAGTTCATCTGGGAATTGCTCAGCTCCggctcccagagctgctggccaCGGGATGTGGTGGGGCACATCTTCAGCGAGTACAGCCGGAGCTCGGGCAGACTG GCGGCAGGAGGCCTTTTTGCCTGGGAGCCCCAGGAGGACAGAGCTCTTCAGTCCCTGTGCGTGGACATCCTGGGCTCGCTGGATGTCACTCGGAGAGGGATGTCCCAA ctcctgtggcccaggctgctgcagtaCGTGGTGCCAGCCCAGTACAGCGGCGTGCTGATCCCGCTGTCCCGCGGCCTGCGAGCCCTGCTGGAGAGACGGGAGAGAGCGGgatgtgaggaagaggaggagcccGATGCTGTGGACTCGCAGGAGCAAGGTAGGAGCCCCAGGGAGTGCTGCTGGGTTTGGAAGGGGCTCAGGCCAGTCTGTGTCTCCCTGTGCCCCATGAACCCTGAGCAGGAgcccaggaaaagcaaagggcaGAGTCAGGCTCTGGCTCCTGGGGAGCCGGGGGCTCCTTCCTGGCCGTGCTGGATCTGCCTTCACCCCATGCggggcagcctggggagccCCCGGGCCAGCACTGTGGCCgtgcagctgctctcagccctgtGTGGGCCACAGGAGGTACGAGGGTCAGGCCACGGCGGGGCCTCTTCATCTCACCAgcctttccccctccccgcagCCCGGCTGCCGGCTCCCCAGGCGCTGCTGGCTCGAACGCTG GTGCTGGCGGCGGCTCCTCACACCAGCAGCGGCCGCGCAGTCGCTgccttgcagctgctgcaggccctgcagggctggatcTGCGGGGCCTTGGGGACAGCGTGGGCCACCGAGAtccccctcctgctgcagcacctggcag GAAGAGCCGAGAGCTCCCTGGACTCTGCAGAGTGGGAGCAGCATGTGCTTAAG TTCTTGCGAGCATCCCTGAAGCTCATTGAGGATGAGACCTGGAGCGTGGGCCTGAGCCAGCAGCTGAGCCGGCagctgggcagctctgcccccGGCTCCTGGCAGAAGGTTTGTCTCCTGCCCCACACCGGGACTCTGCCCACGCAGGCAGTTTTCACTGCTTCACCCCCAAACTGCGCTTCCCCCCGTGCTGCCCCGGCCTGGCACTGCGGGCAGTCCCGCCTGCTCCTGGGGGAGTCGGGTCAGTCTGGGGCCAGCCCTCTCCTGACAGGTCGGGCTGTGACCGCATCTCGGGCTCAGCCTCTTCTCGTTCAGCTTTTCCTCTACAAGGCTCTCGGGACAGCGCTGGCAGGTTGTCGGGACCTCAGCCACGTCCAAGGGCAGGTGCTGAGGTTCCTCCAGGACACAGACTCTGCGGAGCTCTCTGAGACCCAG GGGATGATTTCTGTGGTGTCCCATGCTGCTGAGACCCACTTCAACCTGGTCTTGGACACAGTGACCGCTTTTACCAGAGACAGGTTTTATGAGACTTCCACGGGCTGGAAG GCACAGCTGCCGCAGGGCACAGAGAGACCTCAGGCCACTCGTGCTGCTCTGATGTGCGTGTACAGCGGCATCGCTCTGCGTgcccccagggagcagctgctcgCCCGTGTGGATAGGGAGATCATGGGCACCATCCTGCAGCTCTCCAGAGTCACACAGAGG GAGATGCAGCTCAAGCTCGCCCTGGTGCAGAGTGTCACTGAGgtcagctctgccatccagacTGTGGGTGATGCTGGCAGCTTTGAGCTGTCCTCGAAGCAGGAGGTGACACAGACCCTGCTG GACTGGATCAAGGAGGAGCCTGCGGACTCCCTGGTGTACGGAGTGTTTCAGGCCCTGGAGGAGTTGAG CAAGCTGAGGCCAGCGCTGAGCAGGGAGGAGAACCGCAGCCTGCTGGCAGTGTGCTGCCAGGCTGTCctgtcctctccttccttcctcttaaATGGGGAAAACATCTGTGAAGCTCCTGCTAGAACAGCTGCAGAGTGGTGA